In the genome of Streptomyces aquilus, the window CCGTCGACCTGTGCGCGGGCATGTATGTGCGGCGCGTGGACGACGAGGAGCAACTGGCGGCTGCCGTGCGTGCGTTGGCGGAGTTCCCGGTCAACGCACGCGGCCAGCGGCGTGATCCGGCGGTGCAGCTGGAGGAGCTGCTGGACGGCCCCGAGGTGAGCGTCGAGACCGTGTCGTACGCCGGGACGGCGCATGTGGTGGGCGTGACCGACAAGAGCATCGGCGGGGCGCCCGCGTTCATCGAGACGGGGCACATGTTCCCGGCCGCCCTGTCCGCCGCCGACACGGAGGCCGCCGAACACACCGCGCTCGCCGCGCTCAAGGCCCTCGGCCTCACCGACGGGGTCGTGGCGCACACCGAGATCAAGCTGACCTCCGCCGGTCCCCGCGTGGTCGAAGTCAACCCGCGCCCCGCCGGGAACCGCATCACCGAGCTGGTCCGCCATGTGACCGGCATCGACCTGGCCGCCGCCTTCGTGGACGTCTCCCTCGGCCGCGCACCCGATCTGCGCGGCGGCGCCACCGGAGTGCGCAGCGCGGCCATCGGCTTCCTGGTGCCGGAGGCCTCGGGCACCCTCGAAGCGCTGGACGGCGCCGAACTCCGGGGCGCGCCCGGGGTGTTGGATCTCCAGGTCGCCGAGCCCGGCCGGCAGGTGAAGGCGGCGGGCAGCAACAACGAGTACCTGGGCCATGTCATGGCGGCCGACGCCGCGGGCCTCGGCGCCCGCGACCGGGTCGAGGCCCTGCTCGGCGAGTTGCGCTCCGGGCTGGTGATCCGATGACCACCGTCGCCGACACCCTGACGTTCGACGGCCTCCTCGCGCGCGCCCGCGCCGGGGAGCTGGGCCCGGACCCGGCCGCGCAGCGCATCGCCGTGGCCTTCACCACGCGGCAGGCGGTACGGCACGAGGGGCGCGGCACCGGCTATCGCAACGAGGTGCTCAGTCTGCGGCTGGGCGCGGCCGTCGGCTCCTGCGCGGTCGAACCCGGCGCCCTGCCGGACGGGGCGGTGGAGGAGTGCGTCGGCGCCGACGTGGCCACACTGCTGGCCCACCCACTGCTGCCGGTGCGGGTGGCCGCGCTGGACGCCTATCTGATGCACGTCACCCCGCACACTCCGGAGCACGGGGCCAGGCCCGCCGCGCTGCCCGCCGGGACGTCGCTGGAGAAGTCCCGCGCGCGGGCGCAGGCCGTGATCGGGCTGCTCGATGTGCCGACGGGCGCGCGGGTGCTGGTGGTCGGGGTGGTCAACTCCCTCCTGGAGGCCTTGCGTTCGCGCGGGCTGCGCTATGTGCCGTGCGACCTCAAGGGTGGGCGCACCGAGTGGGGCGAGGCTGTCGTCGTGGACGCGCTCGCCGCGGCCGGCCGCTGCGACGCGCTGCTGGTGTCGGGGATGACACTCGGCAACGGCACCTTCGATCCGCTGCGCGAGCACGCGCGGACGTACGGCAAGCAGCTGGTCGCGTTCGCGCAGACCGGCAGTGCCGTGCTGCCGCGCCTCCTCGGTCACGGGGTGAGCGCGGTGTGCGCCGAGCCGTACCCGTTCTTCTGGCTCGACGGCGGCGCGGGTGTCGTCCATCGCTACACCGGCGGCCCGGAGGGCGGGCGATGACCACCACGGCCGTCCTGCCCGTCGCCCGCCCGGAACTGCTCACCCTCCTCGGCCGCACTCCCCTGGTCCGCGTCACCGCCGAACTGCCCGGCCCGCACCCCGGGTTCTGGGCCAAGCTCGAAGGGCTCGCGGCGGGCGGCATGAAGGCGCGGGCCGCCGTGTCGATGCTGCTGGGCGCCCGGCAGCGGGGGCAACTGCGGCCCGGGGCAGCGGTGGTCGAGTCGACCTCGGGGACGCTCGGCATCGGGCTGGCCTTCGCGGGCCAGGCCCTCGGCCACCCCGTCGTGCTGGTCGGCGACAGCGAACTGGAGCCGTCCATGCGGCAGTTGCTGCGCTCCCACGGCGTACGGCTGGAGATCGTGGACCGTCCGGCGGCCAGCGGCGGCTGGCAGGCCGCACGGCTGGCCAGGCTGCGGGAACTGCTGGCGGTGCTGCCGGGCGCGTACTGGCCGGACCAGTACAACAACCCCGACAACAGCGCCGGTTACGCCTCGCTGGCCGCCGAACTCGTCGACCGGCTCGACCATCTGGACATCCTGGTGTGCAGCGTCGGCACCGGCGGCCACAGCGCCGGCATCATCGGCCCGCTGCGGCGCCGCTGGCCCGCGCTGCGGCTGATCGGCGTGGACTCCACCGGCTCCACCATCTTCGGCCAGCCCGCCCGGCCCCGGCTGATGCGCGGCCTGGGCAGCAGCATCCACCCGCGCAACGTCGCCTACGAGGCCTTCGACGAGGTCCACTGGGTCGGCCCCGCCGAGGCCGTCGACAGCTGCCGGCGCCTGGCCCGCGGCAGTTTCGTCAGCGGCGGCTGGAGCACCGGAGCCGCCGCCCGCGTCGCCGCCTGGGCCGCCCGCGTCCATCCCGGCGCGGTCGTCGCCACCGTGTTCCCCGACGGCCCGCACCGCTACCTCGGCACCGTCTACGACGACGACTTCGCCACCGCCCACGGCCTCGACCTCACCACGGCCGCCACCCGCCCCGTCGAGATCCCGCACCCCCGGGCGGCGGAGGCCACCGGCTGGGTCCGCTGCACCCGAGTCACCGATCCCCTGCTCCTGGAAAGGACCCCGTGAAGGCCAGTCTGCGCACCGTACGCCTCGCACTCGCCGAGCCGCTGCGCATCTCCCGCTCCACCCTGTCCGCCCGCGACGCCGTGTGGCTCACCGTCGAACACGACGGCGTCACCGGTCACGGCGAGGCCGTCACCAGCGTCTACTACGGACTCGACACCGCCACACTGCAACGACTCCTCGCAGCGGCCGGCACGGCCCTGACCCGCTTCCCCGATCCCGAAAGCGCCCTGTACGAGGGCGAGTTGACGAACCCGGACACTCCCCCGGCCGTGACCGCCGCCGTCGAGGCCGCCCTGTTCGACCTCGTCGGCAAGCGGGCCGGCCTCCCCCTCCACCGGCTCCTCGGCACCGCCGAGCCCCCGGTCGCCGCCACCGCCCGCACCATCGGGATCACCGCACCGGCCGACGCGGCCGCGCAGGCACGCCGCCTCGCGGCGAGCGGCTTCGAGGTCATCAAGGTCAAGGCGGGCACCGCCGACCCGGAGGACGACGTGGAGCGCGTCCGCGTCATCCGCGACGCCGCTCCCCGGGCCCGGCTGCTCCTCGACCCCAACGGCGCCTGGACACCGGCCCAGGCCGAGGCGCTGCTCCCCCGGTTCGCCGAGATCGGTGTCGAGGCCGTCGAGCAGCCGCTTCCGCCCGGCACCCCGGAGGCGCTGGGCGCGCTGGCCGAGCGCTCACCGCTGCCGGTCATCGCCGACGAGGACGCCGTGGACCTGACGGACGTACGCCGTCTGGCCGGACGTGTGCAGGGCGTCAACGTCAAGCTCGCCAAGTGCGGTGGAGTGCGCGCCGCCCTGCGGATCGCCTCGGCGATCGACGCCAGCGGCACCGACCTCATGCTCGGCTGCCTCACCGCCAGCTCCCTCGGTCTCGCGCCCGCCGTCCACCTGGCCGACCGGGCCCGCTGGACCGACCTCGACGGTCATCTGCTGCTCGCCCACGACCCGTGGACCGGCATCGGCGGTGAGGACGGCGTCGTCCGCGCAAGCAGTCGCCCTGGACTGGGAGTTGAGGAGGTGGGGGCATATGAGGACGTGGCGTGAGATGCGCGGTTTCCCGCTCGCCGTCCAGCTCCTGCTGGTCAACCAGCTCGGCGTCAACACCGGCTTCTACCTGCTCATCCCCTACCTCGCCACGCACCTCACCGACAACCTGGGCATGTCGGCGGCCGTCGTCGGGATCGTCCTCGGGGTGCGCAACCTCAGCCAGCAGGGCCTGTTCATCATCGGCGGCTCCGCCTCCGACCGGCTCGGCGCGCGTGGGGTCATCATCGCCGGATGCGCGCTGCGGACCGTCGGGTTCGCGCTGTTCGCGCTCGGTGACGATCTGACCGTGCTGCTCGCCGCGTCCGTGCTGAGCGGGCTGGCGGGGGCGCTGTTCAACCCCGCCGTGCGGACGTACCTCGCGCAGGAGGCGGACCAGCGCAAGGCGGAGGCGTTCGCCCTGTTCAACGTGTTCGCCACGACCGGCGCGCTGGTCGGCCCGCTGCTGGGCAGCGCGCTGCTGCTCGTCGACTTCCGTACGTCCGCGCTCACCGCGGCCGGCATCTTCGCGGTGCTCACCGTCGCGCAGGCCCTGGTGCTGCCCGCCCGGGAGGTCGAGCCCAGCAAGGGCACCGTGCTCGCCGACTGGCGCGAGGTGCTCGGCAACCGGGCGTTCCTCGCCTTCGCGCTCGCCATGGTCGGCATGTTCACCCTGGAGAACCAGCTGTACCTGCTGCTGCCCGACGGCGCCCGGCGGGCCACCGGCTGGGACGGTGCCGCCGGACTCGTCTTCCTGGTCGGCACCCTCGCCAACCTGGCGCTGCAACTGCGCGTCACCCGGGCCCTCAAGGAGCGCGGGAACAGGGCGCGCTGGATCGCCACGGGGCTGGGGCTGATGGCGGTGGCGTTCCTGCCGCCCGCCCTGGTCGTGGGCTCCTCCGGCCATCCCGTGCTGCGCACGCTGCCCGTCCTGGCCGGCGCGCTGCTGCTCTACCTCGGGGTGATGGTCGCCCAGCCGTTCGTGATGGAGCTGATCCCCGGCTTCGGCCGCAGCGAGCTGACCGGCACCTACTTCGGCATCTTCTACGTGGTGTCCGGCATCGCCGCCGCCGTCGGCAACACCGTCGTCGGCTGGGCCATGGACACCGGGCAGCGCGGCGCCGCCTGGCTGCCGTGGGCGTGCTGCGCGGTGTTCGGGCTGGCGTCGGCGCTGGCGGTGGCCTGGCTGCACCGGGCGGGCTCGCTGCCGACGCCGTCGCGACCCGCCGTACCGGCGACGGTCTGAGGGGGGAACCGCATGACTGGTCCGCGCAACCTCCTCACCGACCACCCCGAGCTGTACGAGGCCCGCTTCCCCGACCCCGACCGGCTGGCCGGACGCTGGAC includes:
- a CDS encoding ATP-grasp domain-containing protein, with translation MAHLLMVESWVGSMSRLLPRSIREGGHEFTFLTRDLHHYLRSAPEGAAHPLLGARNVITADTNDTDALLPEIERLHAVLRFDGVLTSCDYYLPAVARIAGQLGLPGPGPEAVENACRKDATRRVLAEAGVPGPRYAVHEEWADLARAAREIGYPLVVKPVDLCAGMYVRRVDDEEQLAAAVRALAEFPVNARGQRRDPAVQLEELLDGPEVSVETVSYAGTAHVVGVTDKSIGGAPAFIETGHMFPAALSAADTEAAEHTALAALKALGLTDGVVAHTEIKLTSAGPRVVEVNPRPAGNRITELVRHVTGIDLAAAFVDVSLGRAPDLRGGATGVRSAAIGFLVPEASGTLEALDGAELRGAPGVLDLQVAEPGRQVKAAGSNNEYLGHVMAADAAGLGARDRVEALLGELRSGLVIR
- a CDS encoding Rossmann-like domain-containing protein: MTTVADTLTFDGLLARARAGELGPDPAAQRIAVAFTTRQAVRHEGRGTGYRNEVLSLRLGAAVGSCAVEPGALPDGAVEECVGADVATLLAHPLLPVRVAALDAYLMHVTPHTPEHGARPAALPAGTSLEKSRARAQAVIGLLDVPTGARVLVVGVVNSLLEALRSRGLRYVPCDLKGGRTEWGEAVVVDALAAAGRCDALLVSGMTLGNGTFDPLREHARTYGKQLVAFAQTGSAVLPRLLGHGVSAVCAEPYPFFWLDGGAGVVHRYTGGPEGGR
- a CDS encoding PLP-dependent cysteine synthase family protein is translated as MTTTAVLPVARPELLTLLGRTPLVRVTAELPGPHPGFWAKLEGLAAGGMKARAAVSMLLGARQRGQLRPGAAVVESTSGTLGIGLAFAGQALGHPVVLVGDSELEPSMRQLLRSHGVRLEIVDRPAASGGWQAARLARLRELLAVLPGAYWPDQYNNPDNSAGYASLAAELVDRLDHLDILVCSVGTGGHSAGIIGPLRRRWPALRLIGVDSTGSTIFGQPARPRLMRGLGSSIHPRNVAYEAFDEVHWVGPAEAVDSCRRLARGSFVSGGWSTGAAARVAAWAARVHPGAVVATVFPDGPHRYLGTVYDDDFATAHGLDLTTAATRPVEIPHPRAAEATGWVRCTRVTDPLLLERTP
- a CDS encoding dipeptide epimerase, with product MKASLRTVRLALAEPLRISRSTLSARDAVWLTVEHDGVTGHGEAVTSVYYGLDTATLQRLLAAAGTALTRFPDPESALYEGELTNPDTPPAVTAAVEAALFDLVGKRAGLPLHRLLGTAEPPVAATARTIGITAPADAAAQARRLAASGFEVIKVKAGTADPEDDVERVRVIRDAAPRARLLLDPNGAWTPAQAEALLPRFAEIGVEAVEQPLPPGTPEALGALAERSPLPVIADEDAVDLTDVRRLAGRVQGVNVKLAKCGGVRAALRIASAIDASGTDLMLGCLTASSLGLAPAVHLADRARWTDLDGHLLLAHDPWTGIGGEDGVVRASSRPGLGVEEVGAYEDVA
- a CDS encoding MFS transporter, with product MRTWREMRGFPLAVQLLLVNQLGVNTGFYLLIPYLATHLTDNLGMSAAVVGIVLGVRNLSQQGLFIIGGSASDRLGARGVIIAGCALRTVGFALFALGDDLTVLLAASVLSGLAGALFNPAVRTYLAQEADQRKAEAFALFNVFATTGALVGPLLGSALLLVDFRTSALTAAGIFAVLTVAQALVLPAREVEPSKGTVLADWREVLGNRAFLAFALAMVGMFTLENQLYLLLPDGARRATGWDGAAGLVFLVGTLANLALQLRVTRALKERGNRARWIATGLGLMAVAFLPPALVVGSSGHPVLRTLPVLAGALLLYLGVMVAQPFVMELIPGFGRSELTGTYFGIFYVVSGIAAAVGNTVVGWAMDTGQRGAAWLPWACCAVFGLASALAVAWLHRAGSLPTPSRPAVPATV